A region from the Marinobacter sp. SS13-12 genome encodes:
- a CDS encoding 3-hydroxyacyl-CoA dehydrogenase NAD-binding domain-containing protein, protein MTGHILKALSAREMARGPFENADTEKQAGNWQHWHLARDDKDVAWLIFDKKDAAANVLSAGVLEELDKIVEELESKPPKGLVLRSTKPTGFCLGADISEFSKLESESDVVDKLTEAHTVVDRFEALSFPTIAVIHGSCLGGGLELALACDYRFAIPGAKLGFPEVQLGLHPGLGGTARFTQLVDPIEAMTMMLTGKTAPDFKAKKLGLVDQIVEERHVGEAVDAAIAGEIEQSSSGMRGKVLSTKPARQLQTRQMRSQAAKKAPPQHYPAPEALIELWEQFGGDSGPSMRKEEIASFARLMMTDTSRNLVKVFFLREKMKGLTRTGAEPVKHVHVVGAGAMGADIAGWCAFQGLSVTLFDMEAEKLAAAVGKLSELCETKHRSESQRRDILDRLTPDFANRGVEYADLVIEAVPEKVDIKQKVYEDVEPRLKQDAILATNTSSIPLETLGEKLKDPKRLVGLHFFNPVALMPLVEVVNHDKADKKVLDRALAFVGQIDRLPAPVETAPGFLVNRALTPYLVEAMVMLDEGVPAESIDRVAEEFGMPMGPIELADQVGLDICLSVADMLRERLDTDMPPVPDWLRQKVEDGKLGKKSGEGLYQWKKGKADKQDNTNAAPDNTLDRLLLPMLNACMACLREGVIEDEALADGAMIFGTGFAPFRGGPMNYAHKRGFDNIRESLESLAKNHGDRFKPDAGWSEKGSPG, encoded by the coding sequence AAAGACGTCGCCTGGCTGATCTTTGACAAAAAGGACGCCGCAGCCAACGTACTCTCTGCCGGGGTTCTTGAAGAGCTCGACAAGATTGTGGAGGAGCTTGAGAGCAAGCCGCCCAAGGGACTGGTGTTACGCTCTACCAAGCCCACAGGCTTTTGTCTTGGTGCGGATATCTCCGAATTCTCCAAACTCGAGTCGGAGTCGGACGTAGTGGACAAGCTTACCGAAGCCCACACAGTGGTTGACCGGTTTGAGGCGCTGTCGTTTCCCACCATCGCGGTTATCCATGGCTCTTGCCTGGGTGGCGGCCTGGAACTGGCGCTGGCGTGTGATTACCGGTTTGCCATTCCGGGCGCCAAGCTGGGCTTCCCTGAAGTGCAGTTGGGGCTGCATCCGGGCCTGGGTGGTACCGCCCGCTTCACCCAGCTGGTGGACCCCATTGAAGCCATGACCATGATGCTGACCGGCAAGACAGCCCCCGATTTCAAGGCAAAGAAGTTGGGGCTCGTTGATCAGATAGTGGAGGAACGTCACGTTGGGGAAGCTGTCGACGCGGCGATTGCCGGCGAGATTGAACAGAGCAGCAGTGGCATGCGTGGCAAGGTGCTCTCCACCAAGCCGGCCAGGCAACTGCAAACCCGCCAGATGCGCTCACAAGCGGCCAAAAAGGCGCCTCCTCAGCACTATCCTGCCCCTGAGGCACTGATTGAGTTGTGGGAACAGTTCGGTGGGGATTCCGGCCCATCCATGCGCAAGGAGGAAATCGCCTCTTTTGCCAGATTGATGATGACTGACACCTCACGCAACCTGGTCAAGGTGTTTTTCCTGCGAGAAAAGATGAAAGGCCTGACCCGAACCGGGGCCGAACCCGTCAAGCATGTGCACGTGGTCGGTGCAGGTGCAATGGGGGCTGACATCGCGGGTTGGTGTGCCTTTCAGGGGTTGAGTGTCACCCTCTTTGATATGGAGGCGGAGAAGCTGGCCGCCGCGGTGGGAAAACTGTCTGAACTGTGTGAAACGAAGCACCGTTCGGAATCCCAGCGCCGGGATATCCTCGACCGCCTGACACCGGATTTTGCCAACCGTGGTGTTGAATATGCGGACCTGGTGATTGAGGCTGTGCCCGAGAAGGTGGATATCAAGCAGAAGGTCTACGAAGACGTGGAGCCCAGGCTGAAGCAGGACGCCATTCTGGCCACCAATACCTCCAGTATTCCTCTGGAAACCCTGGGTGAGAAACTCAAGGACCCGAAACGCCTGGTTGGTCTGCACTTCTTTAATCCGGTTGCCCTGATGCCACTGGTTGAAGTGGTCAACCACGACAAGGCCGATAAGAAAGTACTGGATCGGGCCCTGGCCTTTGTTGGCCAGATTGACCGGTTGCCGGCCCCGGTTGAAACCGCGCCTGGCTTCCTGGTGAACCGGGCGCTGACGCCTTACCTGGTGGAAGCAATGGTCATGCTGGATGAAGGCGTTCCCGCCGAGAGCATCGACCGGGTGGCGGAAGAGTTCGGTATGCCCATGGGGCCGATAGAGCTGGCCGACCAGGTAGGCCTGGATATTTGCCTGAGTGTGGCTGACATGCTGCGTGAGCGGCTGGATACCGATATGCCGCCGGTGCCGGACTGGCTCAGGCAGAAGGTTGAGGACGGCAAGTTGGGCAAGAAATCGGGAGAAGGCCTGTACCAGTGGAAGAAAGGCAAAGCCGACAAGCAGGACAATACGAATGCAGCTCCGGACAACACCCTGGACCGGTTGCTGTTACCCATGCTGAATGCCTGCATGGCCTGCCTGCGCGAGGGCGTGATCGAGGATGAGGCACTGGCAGACGGCGCAATGATCTTTGGTACCGGCTTCGCCCCCTTCCGTGGCGGCCCCATGAACTATGCCCACAAACGTGGCTTTGACAATATCCGGGAATCACTGGAATCCCTGGCAAAGAACCATGGGGACCGGTTCAAACCGGATGCAGGTTGGTCGGAAAAGGGCTCACCCGGGTAA
- a CDS encoding YihY/virulence factor BrkB family protein, with translation MTDNTESDSSPAVFMQRLWLFSRRVLRNFLRNRGILLAGGVGYNVLLSAVPLLALMGVLLTRVVEQEQLLEVMAIQAQHFAPAHADVWLEAVRAFMESRDIIGIAGIPVLLFFSSFAFRMLEDSIGIIFHRPENPRRSFWLSAVLPFAFMLVLGVGLFTLTLLFAFVNTLYEEPGLLLYVLSFVSVFLMFSAIYKVLPIVRISPRRAVIGGLVAAILWEATRLVMMYYFLNISFVNVVYGSLATIIVLLISLEVGSIILLLGAQVIAELELSERAGLPWYISLDFQ, from the coding sequence ATGACTGATAACACGGAAAGTGACAGTTCTCCGGCCGTATTCATGCAGCGGCTGTGGTTGTTCTCACGCAGGGTGTTGCGTAATTTTTTGCGCAACCGGGGAATTCTGCTGGCAGGAGGCGTGGGCTACAACGTGCTGCTGTCAGCGGTGCCCCTGCTGGCCTTGATGGGGGTTCTGCTCACCCGCGTGGTGGAACAGGAGCAACTGCTGGAGGTCATGGCGATCCAGGCGCAGCACTTTGCGCCCGCCCACGCGGACGTGTGGCTGGAGGCGGTGCGTGCGTTCATGGAGTCGCGGGATATTATCGGGATTGCGGGTATTCCGGTCCTGCTTTTTTTCAGTTCATTTGCTTTCCGGATGCTGGAAGATTCGATTGGCATTATCTTTCACCGCCCGGAAAATCCCCGGCGCAGCTTCTGGCTTTCAGCCGTGCTTCCCTTCGCGTTCATGCTGGTTCTGGGCGTTGGTCTGTTTACGCTGACTCTGCTGTTTGCCTTCGTCAACACGCTTTACGAGGAGCCGGGCCTTCTTCTATACGTGCTCAGCTTTGTCAGCGTCTTTCTCATGTTCAGTGCCATCTACAAGGTACTGCCCATTGTACGTATATCGCCACGCAGGGCGGTGATCGGAGGGCTTGTGGCTGCCATACTGTGGGAAGCGACACGGCTGGTCATGATGTATTACTTTCTCAATATCTCGTTCGTCAACGTGGTGTACGGGTCATTGGCAACCATTATTGTCCTGCTGATCAGCCTCGAGGTGGGCTCCATCATCCTGTTGTTGGGAGCCCAGGTAATCGCAGAGCTGGAGCTCAGTGAGCGGGCTGGTTTGCCATGGTATATCAGCCTGGACTTTCAATAG
- a CDS encoding DUF2845 domain-containing protein, with the protein MLLPGLVALPGAASGAFRCGSSLVDVGDWPVEVEERCGAPDYVATYPTATVPGVGVVGEVEHWYYNPGPQGFIRRLEFRDGKLVREHSLSYGFAGDSAGDCSPARLQSGVSEFEMVAYCGEPVSRRVTWEVVGHGSKVSGHYRPSTLVPVEEWMYETGKTQFRRIVKLRNGRVVQVETAKKPRGN; encoded by the coding sequence ATGTTACTTCCCGGCCTGGTTGCATTGCCGGGCGCCGCCAGTGGCGCATTTCGTTGCGGATCCTCACTGGTGGATGTCGGCGACTGGCCGGTGGAAGTGGAAGAACGTTGTGGCGCCCCGGACTACGTGGCAACTTACCCGACCGCCACTGTTCCCGGCGTTGGGGTTGTGGGTGAAGTAGAGCACTGGTATTACAATCCTGGCCCTCAGGGGTTCATTCGCCGCCTTGAATTCCGCGACGGCAAACTCGTCCGGGAGCACAGCCTGAGCTATGGCTTTGCCGGTGACAGTGCCGGTGATTGCTCACCGGCCCGGCTGCAAAGCGGGGTCAGTGAGTTCGAGATGGTGGCCTACTGCGGAGAGCCGGTTTCCAGGCGGGTCACCTGGGAAGTTGTTGGCCACGGATCAAAGGTTTCCGGGCATTATCGGCCGAGTACCCTGGTGCCCGTGGAAGAGTGGATGTATGAAACCGGCAAGACCCAGTTTCGCCGGATCGTTAAATTGCGGAATGGCCGTGTAGTTCAGGTTGAGACCGCCAAGAAACCACGGGGAAATTGA
- a CDS encoding HAD-IA family hydrolase: protein MARFSDGLPAPSVLMFDWHGTLVDTHDAMFSAMEEMLPQLEDLGLVERLLPEDKCRTADDARLVRYIRIFRRLHPRILAERRVSRTDIFNAIFGDDKEAKLIAHKAYNNCYRKYFGKVRPFQQGAYEYLTALKEMGIRLAVSTNRNREFLDKELRMVDEGRWQNLFDATVCADDVTEYKPDPEVITRALEKLDLPADARAWYVGDSYVDMLTANRAGVSGVFYNGACWESGRIDSWFSHRDAPAAILDSFEDLINLLALLERQEPEAFRSTPAEVRPRPYPRPEPPQPRIEPDWHPAVVSLIRPSVVLFDWHATLVDTLDAMYHAVDDMFPEFEELGLTDRMLAPEDSKTPEDARLVAYVREFAKLHPKVRADRKISRTDIFEVLFGEDQDAKQIAHKVFNRHYREHYGTVKAFEPKVRAVLEGLRRIGIQVGVITNRDREFFEHELAAVDDTGWTHLFDVDVCGDDTPLRKPHPDQLYLAVQKLDYPPDPSVWYVGDSTTDVIAAKRAGMTAVFFNGAQWDLPWLNRIFPGTHKHPDKPDVVVNDFSEFWALVLACEIGPP, encoded by the coding sequence GTGGCTCGATTCAGCGATGGATTGCCCGCACCATCGGTGCTGATGTTCGACTGGCACGGCACTCTGGTGGACACCCACGATGCCATGTTCAGCGCCATGGAGGAGATGCTGCCGCAACTGGAAGATCTGGGTCTGGTGGAGAGGCTGCTGCCTGAGGATAAATGCCGCACCGCCGATGACGCCCGCCTGGTGCGCTACATCCGGATCTTCCGGCGCTTGCATCCGCGCATTCTGGCGGAGCGGCGGGTATCCCGTACCGACATCTTCAATGCCATCTTTGGTGACGACAAAGAGGCCAAGCTGATCGCCCACAAGGCTTACAACAACTGCTACCGAAAATATTTCGGAAAAGTACGGCCGTTCCAGCAGGGCGCTTACGAATACCTCACCGCCCTGAAAGAAATGGGTATCCGGCTGGCGGTATCCACCAATCGCAACCGGGAGTTCCTGGACAAGGAACTGAGAATGGTGGACGAGGGGCGTTGGCAGAACCTCTTTGATGCCACGGTCTGTGCCGATGACGTGACCGAGTACAAACCCGACCCCGAAGTGATCACCCGCGCCCTGGAGAAGCTGGATCTACCCGCGGACGCGCGGGCCTGGTACGTGGGTGACAGTTATGTGGACATGCTCACCGCCAACCGCGCCGGTGTCTCCGGAGTCTTTTATAACGGCGCCTGCTGGGAGTCCGGGCGGATTGACAGCTGGTTCAGCCATCGCGATGCGCCGGCAGCGATTCTTGACAGTTTTGAGGACCTTATCAACCTGCTGGCACTCCTGGAACGGCAGGAGCCGGAAGCGTTTCGGTCGACGCCTGCGGAAGTCCGGCCACGGCCCTACCCGCGCCCGGAACCGCCCCAGCCCCGTATCGAGCCGGACTGGCACCCGGCGGTTGTCAGCCTGATCCGGCCTTCGGTGGTGTTGTTCGACTGGCACGCCACTCTGGTGGATACCCTGGACGCCATGTACCACGCGGTGGATGACATGTTTCCCGAATTTGAGGAACTGGGGCTGACAGACCGGATGCTGGCACCGGAAGACAGTAAAACTCCTGAGGATGCCCGCCTGGTGGCCTATGTTCGAGAGTTTGCCAAACTGCACCCCAAGGTGCGGGCGGACCGCAAGATCTCACGGACGGATATTTTTGAAGTGCTGTTCGGTGAAGACCAGGACGCGAAACAGATTGCCCACAAGGTATTCAACCGTCACTACCGGGAACATTACGGTACTGTGAAAGCCTTTGAGCCCAAAGTGCGGGCCGTGCTTGAGGGGTTGCGGCGTATTGGCATTCAGGTGGGAGTGATCACCAACCGCGACCGGGAGTTTTTCGAACACGAACTGGCCGCGGTGGACGATACCGGCTGGACACACCTGTTCGATGTGGATGTGTGCGGCGACGACACGCCCTTGCGAAAGCCTCACCCGGACCAGCTCTACCTCGCGGTGCAAAAGCTGGACTACCCGCCGGACCCGAGCGTCTGGTACGTGGGTGACAGCACCACCGATGTGATTGCCGCCAAGCGTGCCGGCATGACGGCTGTGTTTTTTAACGGGGCGCAATGGGATCTGCCCTGGTTGAACCGGATTTTCCCGGGCACCCACAAACACCCGGACAAACCGGATGTGGTGGTTAACGACTTTTCTGAGTTCTGGGCGCTGGTTCTGGCCTGTGAGATCGGGCCCCCATGA
- a CDS encoding transporter substrate-binding domain-containing protein, translating into MDFRPVVLGVIGTAALSVAHARPPVLNLYTFASSPYQIPALAGPGNAKVVGETVDTVTCAARQAGWSTRVRITPQNRAVHSLRRNLIDGYFAIDPSTELDATAKRSNPVTLEKWYFFTTEPDVVAESARIGVVDGSNEKAWLEDNGFDVFMSVSMPSQLLALLKRGRIDAALMDRRAMIELHAPDRSGAGELNAHFLRYAPLYMYLSENFTANNPDFLSTFNKFLPACMEGQITLSADEEARIKHLAERLFREIDGMLNLQQAIDAGPRMENLTDVLTFDTMWQALAPGQAPELAKAILELPGSRALFAWKLTHSDVVTEALLTNNLGTLVAMSALSSDYWQGDEPKFTRVIENIRAGSTGLDAMAISDIRYDASTSRFQVTVSAPVGPVSEGMPKGMIALGLDIERALGARDTD; encoded by the coding sequence ATGGATTTCCGGCCTGTGGTACTGGGTGTCATCGGCACAGCTGCCCTGTCTGTCGCTCACGCCCGGCCCCCTGTACTCAACCTCTATACATTTGCATCATCGCCTTACCAGATTCCGGCACTGGCAGGCCCTGGCAACGCGAAGGTGGTGGGCGAGACGGTAGATACAGTCACCTGTGCAGCAAGGCAGGCCGGTTGGTCGACCCGCGTTCGGATCACGCCGCAAAATCGGGCCGTACACTCGTTGCGACGAAACCTGATCGATGGTTACTTTGCCATAGATCCCTCCACAGAACTCGATGCCACCGCGAAAAGAAGCAATCCGGTCACGCTGGAGAAATGGTATTTTTTCACCACTGAGCCGGATGTGGTGGCAGAATCTGCCCGCATCGGGGTAGTGGACGGCAGTAATGAGAAAGCCTGGCTTGAAGACAACGGCTTCGACGTTTTCATGAGCGTTTCAATGCCGAGCCAGTTGCTCGCCCTGCTGAAACGCGGCCGAATCGACGCTGCCCTGATGGACAGGCGGGCCATGATTGAGCTGCACGCTCCAGACAGATCAGGCGCTGGCGAACTGAACGCCCACTTTCTCCGTTACGCACCCTTGTATATGTATCTCAGTGAAAACTTCACTGCCAACAATCCTGATTTCCTTTCTACTTTCAACAAGTTCCTGCCCGCCTGCATGGAAGGCCAGATTACACTCTCTGCCGATGAAGAAGCGCGCATCAAGCACCTTGCAGAGCGACTATTCAGGGAAATCGACGGCATGCTCAACCTGCAGCAGGCCATTGACGCCGGGCCCCGAATGGAAAACCTGACCGATGTGCTGACCTTCGACACCATGTGGCAAGCACTCGCCCCCGGGCAAGCCCCCGAACTTGCCAAAGCGATACTTGAGCTGCCCGGATCACGAGCTCTTTTTGCCTGGAAGCTGACTCATAGCGACGTGGTCACAGAGGCTCTGCTGACCAATAACCTGGGCACACTGGTCGCCATGAGCGCGCTTAGTTCTGATTACTGGCAGGGCGACGAACCCAAGTTCACCCGGGTAATCGAAAATATCAGGGCAGGCTCAACCGGACTGGACGCCATGGCCATATCAGACATCCGGTACGACGCCTCCACCTCCCGTTTTCAGGTAACGGTCAGCGCGCCTGTGGGGCCGGTTTCAGAGGGTATGCCCAAGGGCATGATCGCGCTCGGACTGGATATCGAAAGGGCTCTCGGGGCCCGTGACACGGACTGA
- a CDS encoding response regulator transcription factor, with protein sequence MSDVKASILVVDDDLAIRELLQEHLSRVGYDVTTAAEGDAMRQQLTQAKVDLIVLDIMMPGDDGFTLCREIREHSQVPIIMLTASSDETDRVVGLEIGADDYLAKPFSARELQARVKALLRRSSFTRADNPRFVRFDRWRLDTLAHELISDQGKASPLSGADFALLQLFLAHPNEVLDRDTISGVTRGRESMPLDRVVDVAVSRLRQRLGDQGRNPRLIKTVRGAGYLLAATVTHAAE encoded by the coding sequence ATGTCTGATGTAAAAGCATCGATTCTTGTTGTGGACGACGATCTGGCGATACGCGAGCTATTGCAGGAACACCTGTCCCGCGTTGGCTACGACGTGACGACAGCCGCCGAGGGTGATGCCATGCGCCAACAACTCACCCAGGCAAAGGTAGACCTGATCGTGCTCGACATCATGATGCCCGGCGACGATGGTTTTACGCTTTGCCGGGAAATTCGCGAGCATTCCCAGGTGCCTATCATCATGCTGACGGCGAGCTCCGATGAAACGGACCGGGTGGTGGGCCTGGAAATCGGTGCCGACGATTACCTGGCCAAACCGTTCAGTGCCCGTGAACTGCAGGCCAGGGTCAAGGCGTTGTTGCGGCGTTCAAGCTTCACCCGGGCAGACAACCCCAGGTTTGTCCGTTTTGATCGTTGGCGCCTGGACACGCTGGCCCACGAGCTCATCTCCGACCAGGGCAAAGCCAGCCCACTGTCGGGTGCTGATTTTGCCCTGTTGCAGCTTTTTCTCGCTCACCCCAATGAAGTGCTGGACCGTGACACTATCTCGGGTGTTACCCGAGGCCGGGAATCCATGCCGCTTGACCGTGTTGTGGATGTTGCGGTCAGCCGCCTGCGCCAGCGCCTTGGGGATCAGGGGCGTAACCCCAGGCTGATCAAGACGGTGCGCGGGGCAGGGTACCTGTTGGCGGCAACGGTGACTCATGCCGCGGAATGA
- a CDS encoding ATP-binding protein, with product MPRNDAGAVDTGRKVWRLVPSSLLGRILLLTLLAMGVAQVVSSVIWVGTFRAQQVEGLVNTTRNLASSAAATTQFFKSLPLQYRHIVLDQLRDMGGSRFFVSLNDKRINMRALPDSERKRLVTEEVEAVLRSRLGKSTNLYVEFVHPDDLRILNTQLPLDALPKSWAHHALTLEPIKPPVLVTQVEVATGEWLYLASLLPAPYVSLDDESIPGQQIVFILVMIGVLFPVLAWLVRRQTRPLHKLARAARDLPLDECQPPLREQGSAEIVAVTRGFNTMHRRLQSYISDRDQLFRAISHDLKTPITRLRLRADLIEDDTIRERLESDLQELELLVKGALQSMKDTDIHENVELVDIDGMLRRMAEAYTGDSPRIVVEGTCVPYRGKPLALKRCLGNLMDNAVKYGESATICVEDSPEQLVIHVRDHGPGIPEAELDRIFEPYYRLGQEHRKGHGLGLGIARNIAQSHGGDLEIANWSGGGLDVTLSLPRH from the coding sequence ATGCCGCGGAATGATGCCGGGGCGGTCGACACCGGTCGCAAGGTGTGGCGCCTGGTGCCGTCGTCGCTCCTTGGTCGCATCCTGCTGCTGACACTGCTGGCAATGGGTGTTGCCCAGGTGGTTTCGAGTGTGATCTGGGTGGGCACCTTCCGTGCCCAGCAGGTGGAGGGACTGGTCAATACCACCCGCAATCTTGCCTCTTCAGCGGCGGCAACCACTCAGTTCTTCAAGTCTCTGCCACTGCAATACCGGCATATTGTGCTGGACCAGCTGAGAGATATGGGTGGGTCCCGATTCTTCGTCTCCCTGAATGACAAGCGCATCAATATGCGTGCGCTGCCAGACAGTGAACGCAAGCGGCTGGTCACAGAGGAAGTCGAGGCGGTGCTCAGGAGCAGGCTCGGGAAATCCACCAACCTGTACGTTGAGTTTGTTCACCCTGATGACCTGCGAATCCTCAATACCCAACTGCCACTGGATGCATTACCCAAATCCTGGGCTCACCACGCACTGACCCTCGAGCCTATCAAACCCCCCGTGCTGGTCACCCAGGTGGAAGTGGCCACGGGGGAGTGGCTGTATCTGGCCTCATTGTTACCAGCACCCTATGTGTCACTGGATGACGAAAGCATCCCCGGCCAGCAGATTGTGTTTATCCTGGTGATGATCGGCGTGCTCTTCCCGGTGCTGGCATGGCTGGTGCGTCGCCAGACCCGGCCGTTGCATAAACTGGCCAGGGCCGCGCGTGACCTGCCACTGGATGAATGCCAACCGCCATTGCGGGAACAGGGCAGTGCTGAAATTGTCGCCGTTACCCGGGGGTTCAATACCATGCACCGTCGTCTGCAGAGTTACATCAGCGACCGTGACCAGCTGTTCCGGGCAATCTCCCACGACCTTAAAACGCCGATCACAAGGCTGCGCCTGCGTGCCGATCTGATTGAGGATGACACCATTCGCGAACGGCTAGAAAGCGATCTTCAGGAACTGGAGTTGCTGGTAAAAGGTGCCCTCCAGAGCATGAAGGACACGGACATTCATGAGAATGTCGAACTCGTTGATATTGATGGCATGTTGCGTCGAATGGCGGAAGCCTACACCGGCGACAGCCCTCGCATTGTCGTGGAGGGAACCTGTGTCCCGTATCGCGGCAAGCCCCTGGCGCTGAAGCGCTGCCTGGGCAACTTGATGGATAATGCGGTCAAGTACGGGGAGTCGGCAACCATCTGCGTGGAAGACTCTCCCGAACAGCTGGTTATTCATGTTCGCGATCATGGGCCAGGTATTCCCGAGGCAGAGCTGGATCGGATTTTCGAGCCCTATTACCGCCTGGGTCAGGAACACCGGAAGGGCCATGGCCTGGGGCTCGGGATTGCCCGCAACATTGCTCAGAGCCATGGTGGCGACCTTGAAATTGCCAACTGGTCAGGCGGTGGCCTGGACGTGACACTCTCGCTTCCTCGACATTGA
- a CDS encoding carbohydrate porin: MNTCKSNFTIRNNDTINGCRLAVAVSVASLGLFASQAQAQESVEDRLSALEQQLAEVEPHARGDEGFSFNTYARSGLLLNSDGKSAPGGPYLTPAGSVGGAVGRLGNEPDTYLEAILNYKSVAENGTRAHYRLMIADSTTSSNDWTAGDGALNVRQAYVEFSNLAGFTGIFEDASIWAGKRFDRDLDFDIHWLDSDIVFLGGTGAGLYDVAFSDSVTSNFSLYGRSFLDFPSDPNTTDGTSDTDNLILTANNYFGNVQWLINGMSAADNDERVVGGVMEAADSGVQTMLAYHGDSFFGVSDGSFKIALLHGQGLGAEVKNLGADGNLHEDAVSTRVALYGTTRLSDTWRIAPAIMAETSTDRYVEGDEYQWLTFNTRLANELGANFEMQYEASWQVMDLQTEGYEGRGDVDGDYARFTIAPTFKPQVGGFWNRPEIRVFASYSTWDDELNRYDGGDALGQEDFGGSQWTFGTQMEVWF, translated from the coding sequence ATGAATACCTGTAAATCGAACTTTACTATCCGGAACAATGACACCATCAATGGTTGCCGACTGGCAGTTGCTGTGAGCGTTGCTTCATTGGGTCTGTTCGCCAGCCAGGCTCAGGCGCAGGAGAGCGTGGAAGACCGCCTCTCGGCCCTGGAGCAACAGCTGGCAGAGGTCGAGCCCCATGCCCGGGGCGACGAAGGCTTTTCCTTCAACACCTACGCCCGCTCCGGACTGCTTCTCAATAGTGACGGCAAAAGTGCCCCAGGCGGCCCGTACCTGACACCGGCGGGCTCGGTTGGCGGCGCCGTTGGCCGGCTGGGCAACGAGCCGGACACCTACCTGGAAGCCATCCTTAACTACAAGAGTGTGGCTGAGAATGGCACCAGGGCTCATTACCGCCTGATGATTGCCGATTCCACCACTTCCTCGAACGACTGGACTGCCGGTGATGGCGCCCTGAATGTGCGTCAGGCCTATGTGGAATTCAGCAACCTCGCCGGCTTCACCGGTATTTTCGAGGATGCGTCCATCTGGGCCGGCAAGCGCTTTGACCGGGACCTGGATTTTGACATCCACTGGCTCGACAGCGACATCGTCTTTCTGGGGGGCACCGGTGCCGGACTCTACGACGTGGCCTTCAGCGACTCGGTGACGTCCAACTTCTCACTCTACGGCCGTAGCTTCCTGGATTTTCCGTCCGACCCCAACACCACTGACGGTACCTCGGATACCGACAACCTGATTCTCACTGCCAATAACTACTTCGGCAATGTTCAGTGGCTGATCAACGGCATGTCCGCTGCGGATAACGACGAGCGTGTTGTCGGCGGCGTCATGGAAGCAGCGGACTCGGGTGTCCAGACCATGCTGGCTTACCACGGCGACAGCTTCTTCGGAGTGTCCGACGGTAGCTTCAAGATAGCGCTGCTCCATGGCCAGGGTCTGGGTGCGGAGGTCAAGAACCTTGGTGCCGACGGCAACCTGCATGAAGATGCGGTCAGCACGCGAGTCGCCCTCTACGGAACCACCCGTCTGAGTGATACCTGGCGAATCGCCCCGGCGATCATGGCGGAAACCAGCACGGACCGTTATGTGGAAGGGGATGAGTACCAGTGGCTGACCTTCAATACCCGCCTTGCCAACGAACTTGGGGCCAACTTCGAGATGCAGTACGAGGCCTCCTGGCAGGTCATGGATCTGCAAACCGAAGGCTACGAGGGACGCGGTGATGTCGATGGCGACTATGCCCGTTTTACCATTGCACCAACCTTCAAGCCGCAGGTAGGCGGATTCTGGAACCGCCCGGAGATTCGAGTCTTCGCCAGCTATTCCACCTGGGACGACGAGCTTAACCGCTATGACGGCGGCGACGCCCTCGGCCAGGAAGATTTTGGCGGCAGCCAGTGGACCTTTGGTACTCAGATGGAAGTCTGGTTCTGA